In Holophagales bacterium, one DNA window encodes the following:
- a CDS encoding SpoIIE family protein phosphatase, translating to MADSRRRPSATTILLAAGLAACAVAALSIVDLLLPRPYDGVLLEGDAPGQVRVRDVVAGSGADLAGIRPGDLIVGIDRNLLRSTVHAAELLARRQIGEAVPYLVRRAEGVEEVRVKLGRRFVADPSYFFACLLGFAFFGVGTFVLRRQPHLRPAQVFFLLSVLFLTFLVCRLRPTSYSWIDALALHFGTLALLFLPACFLHFFMIFPEPIPLRPRVGQPDFTRRRQRWVAGLGAIYTLPPLAFVASIWVSVSRGKPFALISGAPAANWWILAGYVLLGFTVLGLNTRRLSSPRLRRGGTLVLVGSVFGLLPFLFAAVAFPAALHREPWRFVVLAPLALVPLTFAVAIARFQLLDIRLVLRKSLVYTVLTAALSGFYALAIVAFNGIAQGTALAGTAWFPLLFALVIVLALEPLRRRALVWADRLVYAGRVSLQDALREMEQALSAQVDLQGVVRDLVERLPQLAGLRFAGLYLLREGRLVRVAGPVELPAELPYLPELQERVAELRRLVHRGELSPLEASVPGVSDLCQLLEQSGVELLGDLASPRRRLGLVVLSDTAGQLRLDDQDLVLIDRLVRQAAVALETGLLLDERARRAELERELEIAAGVQAQLLPDRLKLTDGWQVAARCRPARHVGGDFFAQLPGQRNGDRAVVFGDVAGKGVPGALVMMAAHEAMQTLALTYRDPATLFDLANRRLYRVGSKKGFVAVGYLAASADGGALEYLVAGQPAPLVRRCDGEVLELPLAEHRLPLGALLDGGYQARLWPLGPGDLVLAFSDGATDALSPEGEPFGNARLAAALAAAPRDPDAVLDQVLTAITRFTRGAEPYDDITLVAVTRDRESTPCAESS from the coding sequence GTGGCTGACTCACGCCGGCGCCCAAGCGCCACGACCATCCTGCTCGCCGCAGGGCTGGCGGCCTGCGCCGTGGCCGCGCTGTCGATCGTCGACCTGCTCCTGCCGCGACCCTACGACGGCGTGCTGCTCGAGGGCGACGCCCCGGGTCAGGTGCGGGTGCGCGACGTCGTCGCCGGGTCCGGTGCGGATCTCGCCGGGATCCGCCCAGGCGACCTGATCGTCGGGATCGACCGCAACCTGCTGCGCTCGACGGTGCACGCCGCCGAGCTGCTGGCCCGGCGGCAGATCGGCGAAGCCGTGCCGTACCTCGTTCGGCGAGCCGAAGGGGTGGAGGAGGTCCGCGTCAAGCTCGGCCGACGCTTCGTGGCCGACCCGTCCTACTTCTTCGCCTGCCTGCTCGGTTTCGCCTTCTTCGGCGTCGGGACGTTCGTCCTCCGACGCCAGCCGCACCTGCGACCGGCACAGGTCTTCTTCCTGCTCTCCGTCCTCTTCCTGACCTTCCTGGTCTGCCGCCTGCGGCCGACGTCCTACAGTTGGATCGACGCCCTCGCGCTCCACTTCGGAACGCTGGCGCTGCTCTTCCTGCCGGCCTGCTTCCTGCACTTCTTCATGATCTTCCCGGAGCCGATCCCGCTGCGACCGCGGGTGGGGCAGCCGGATTTCACCCGCCGCCGCCAGCGGTGGGTCGCGGGACTCGGCGCGATCTACACGCTGCCCCCGCTGGCGTTCGTCGCCTCGATCTGGGTTTCGGTCTCGCGCGGCAAGCCGTTCGCCCTGATCAGCGGGGCTCCCGCGGCGAACTGGTGGATTCTCGCCGGCTACGTCCTGCTCGGTTTCACGGTCCTGGGGCTCAACACGCGGCGACTCTCGAGCCCGCGGCTGCGGCGGGGCGGAACGCTGGTCCTGGTCGGCTCGGTCTTCGGACTGCTGCCTTTCCTCTTCGCCGCCGTGGCGTTTCCCGCGGCGCTGCACCGGGAGCCGTGGCGCTTCGTCGTCCTCGCGCCACTCGCCCTGGTACCGCTGACCTTCGCCGTGGCGATCGCCCGCTTCCAGTTGCTCGACATCCGCCTGGTGCTGCGCAAGAGCCTCGTCTACACCGTTCTCACCGCCGCGCTCTCCGGCTTCTACGCCTTGGCCATCGTCGCGTTCAACGGGATCGCGCAGGGCACGGCGCTCGCCGGCACGGCGTGGTTCCCGCTGCTCTTCGCCCTGGTGATCGTGCTGGCGCTCGAACCGCTGCGCCGCCGCGCGCTCGTCTGGGCCGATCGGCTGGTGTACGCCGGCCGTGTCAGCTTGCAAGACGCGCTGCGGGAGATGGAGCAGGCGCTCTCGGCGCAGGTCGACCTGCAAGGGGTGGTGCGGGATCTGGTGGAGCGTCTGCCGCAGCTTGCCGGACTCCGGTTCGCCGGTCTGTACCTGTTGCGGGAAGGGCGACTGGTGCGGGTCGCCGGTCCGGTCGAGCTGCCCGCCGAGTTGCCCTACCTGCCGGAGTTGCAGGAGCGAGTGGCCGAGCTGCGACGGCTCGTTCACCGCGGCGAGCTCTCGCCGCTCGAAGCTTCCGTCCCGGGTGTCTCCGACCTCTGTCAGCTCCTCGAGCAGAGCGGGGTCGAGCTGTTGGGAGATCTCGCGTCGCCGCGCCGTCGGCTCGGCCTCGTCGTGCTCTCGGATACCGCGGGACAGCTCCGGCTCGACGACCAGGATCTGGTGCTGATCGACCGACTCGTCCGCCAGGCGGCGGTCGCACTGGAGACCGGCCTGCTCCTCGACGAGCGGGCACGCCGGGCCGAGCTCGAGCGCGAGCTGGAGATCGCCGCCGGTGTCCAGGCCCAGCTGTTGCCCGATCGTCTGAAGCTCACCGACGGTTGGCAGGTGGCGGCGCGGTGTCGCCCGGCGCGTCATGTCGGCGGCGACTTCTTCGCCCAACTCCCCGGCCAACGCAACGGCGATCGCGCGGTGGTCTTCGGCGACGTCGCCGGCAAGGGCGTCCCCGGAGCGCTTGTCATGATGGCGGCCCACGAGGCAATGCAGACGCTGGCGCTGACCTACCGCGATCCGGCGACGCTGTTCGATCTGGCCAATCGCCGGCTCTACCGCGTCGGCAGCAAGAAGGGGTTCGTGGCGGTGGGCTATCTCGCCGCCTCGGCCGACGGCGGCGCGCTGGAATACCTGGTCGCCGGTCAACCGGCGCCGCTGGTGCGGCGCTGCGACGGCGAAGTCCTCGAGCTGCCGCTCGCCGAGCACCGCCTGCCGCTCGGAGCGCTGCTCGACGGCGGGTACCAGGCCCGGCTCTGGCCGCTCGGCCCCGGAGACTTGGTGCTCGCCTTCTCCGACGGGGCCACCGACGCACTCTCTCCGGAAGGCGAGCCTTTCGGCAACGCCCGGCTGGCGGCGGCCCTTGCCGCCGCTCCCCGCGATCCTGACGCCGTGCTCGACCAGGTGCTGACCGCCATCACCCGGTTCACTCGCGGCGCCGAACCGTACGACGACATCACACTGGTCGCGGTCACCCGCGACCGGGAGAGCACGCCATGCGCCGAGTCGTCCTGA
- a CDS encoding patatin-like phospholipase family protein: protein MVEQPTRESGVAHPGIGLALAGGGPEGAIYEIGALRALEEGIEGLDLNGLGVYVGVSAGAFIAANLANRLTPAQMCRAIVKHEPGEHPFVPETFFTPAFGEYLRGGLAVPRLLLESVTDFLAHPGDRTLLDSMTRLSRALPIGLFDNEPIRQYLQKIYAMKGRTDDFRRLAQRLVVVAADLDSGSAVRFGEADQDDVPISRAVQASTALPGLYPPVEIGGRHYVDGVLLKTLHASVALEAGVDLLLCVNPIVPVNTDGVITTGLMGSDQLVSRGLPTVLSQTFRTLIHSRMRVGMATYAQRYAQADVVLIEPAQDDYLMFFTNVFSFSARQQVANHAYQATRRELSRRRDELTPVLARHGLRLREEWLAEPSRDLWRGVGLVSAEGREPSPLGGRLGEALDRLERLVRRRREAQESEGGDEADRRPVGAELEVSS from the coding sequence ATGGTCGAGCAGCCGACGCGCGAGAGCGGGGTCGCCCATCCGGGCATCGGCCTCGCTCTCGCCGGGGGAGGGCCGGAGGGCGCCATCTACGAGATCGGCGCCCTCCGCGCTCTCGAGGAAGGAATCGAGGGGCTCGACCTCAACGGTCTCGGCGTCTACGTCGGGGTCAGCGCCGGAGCCTTCATCGCCGCGAACCTGGCCAACCGGCTGACCCCGGCGCAGATGTGCCGGGCGATCGTCAAGCACGAACCGGGCGAGCATCCGTTCGTCCCGGAGACGTTCTTCACACCCGCCTTCGGCGAATACCTGCGCGGCGGGCTCGCGGTTCCGCGTCTGCTGCTCGAGTCGGTCACCGACTTCCTCGCCCACCCGGGGGACCGCACGCTGCTCGATTCGATGACGCGCCTCTCGCGGGCGCTGCCGATCGGTCTCTTCGACAACGAGCCCATCCGCCAGTATCTGCAGAAGATCTATGCGATGAAGGGTCGCACCGACGACTTCCGCCGTCTCGCCCAGCGACTGGTGGTGGTGGCGGCCGACCTCGACTCCGGCTCGGCGGTGCGCTTCGGCGAAGCCGACCAGGACGACGTCCCGATCTCGCGCGCGGTGCAGGCGTCGACGGCGCTGCCCGGGCTCTATCCGCCGGTCGAGATCGGCGGGCGGCACTACGTCGACGGCGTGCTGCTGAAGACCCTGCACGCCTCGGTGGCGCTGGAGGCCGGGGTCGACCTCCTGCTCTGCGTCAACCCGATCGTGCCGGTCAACACCGACGGGGTGATCACCACCGGCCTGATGGGGAGCGATCAGCTCGTCTCGCGCGGATTGCCGACGGTGCTCTCGCAGACCTTCCGGACATTGATCCACTCGCGGATGCGGGTCGGCATGGCGACCTACGCGCAGCGCTATGCGCAGGCCGACGTCGTGCTGATCGAGCCGGCGCAGGACGACTACCTGATGTTCTTCACCAACGTCTTCTCCTTCTCGGCGCGCCAGCAGGTGGCGAACCACGCCTACCAGGCGACGCGTCGCGAGCTCTCGCGGCGGCGCGACGAGCTCACTCCGGTGCTGGCCCGGCACGGGCTGCGACTGCGCGAGGAATGGCTCGCCGAGCCGTCCCGGGACCTGTGGCGCGGTGTCGGGCTGGTGAGCGCCGAGGGTCGCGAGCCGAGCCCGCTCGGCGGGCGTCTCGGCGAAGCCCTCGATCGTCTCGAGCGACTGGTGCGCCGGCGTCGGGAGGCGCAGGAGAGCGAAGGCGGGGACGAAGCGGACCGTCGCCCGGTCGGCGCCGAGCTCGAAGTGTCGAGCTGA
- a CDS encoding adenylosuccinate synthase, with product MPNLVVVGLQWGDEGKGKVVDLLCPAFDAVVRYQGGHNAGHTVKFGDRHFSLQLIPSGICHPGVQCVLGNGMVVAPDALFLELAKLHDAGVETAGRLHVSSRAHAILPSHARLDQARERQAGGGKIGTTARGIGPAYETKVSRAGVRLGELADPDLEARLRSQLARVDVELQSLGDEPSVGPNRLADLCREWAARLAPLLCDTSSLLLGWIEEGKSLLFEGAQGALLDVDHGTYPFVTSSSATSGGAATGTGVPPTALDGVLGVVKAYTTRVGGGPFVGELQGDEGEFLRSRGNEYGTVTGRPRRCGWFDAVAARYSRRINGAGAVALTKLDVLDRFEQIPICVGYRHRGEVLREFPASLRVQEEAVPVYRVVRGWQQETVGLREWGDLPVAARDYVAILEEELGCPAALVSTGPRREETILRDDPALDRLIGAGRLAVLAARG from the coding sequence ATGCCGAATCTCGTGGTGGTAGGTCTGCAGTGGGGGGACGAAGGCAAGGGGAAGGTCGTCGACCTTCTCTGCCCGGCGTTCGATGCGGTGGTCCGCTACCAGGGCGGGCACAACGCCGGACACACGGTGAAGTTCGGGGATCGGCACTTCTCGCTGCAGCTGATCCCGTCCGGAATCTGCCATCCCGGCGTCCAGTGCGTTCTCGGCAACGGGATGGTCGTGGCTCCCGACGCGCTCTTTCTCGAGCTCGCCAAATTGCACGATGCCGGGGTGGAGACGGCCGGGCGACTGCACGTCTCGAGCCGGGCGCACGCCATCCTGCCGAGTCACGCCCGGCTCGACCAGGCCCGCGAGCGCCAGGCGGGCGGAGGAAAGATCGGCACGACGGCGCGCGGAATCGGACCGGCGTACGAAACGAAGGTGTCCCGCGCCGGAGTACGGCTCGGTGAGCTCGCCGACCCCGATCTCGAGGCTCGGCTGCGCTCGCAGCTCGCCCGGGTCGACGTCGAGCTCCAATCGCTCGGCGACGAGCCCTCCGTGGGTCCGAACCGGCTCGCCGACCTCTGCCGCGAATGGGCGGCGCGCCTGGCGCCGTTGCTCTGCGACACCTCGTCGCTGCTGCTCGGTTGGATCGAGGAGGGCAAGAGCCTGCTCTTCGAAGGGGCGCAAGGGGCGCTGCTCGACGTCGACCACGGAACCTACCCGTTCGTCACCAGCTCTTCGGCGACGTCGGGGGGAGCCGCGACCGGAACCGGCGTGCCGCCGACGGCTCTCGATGGCGTGCTGGGCGTCGTGAAGGCATACACCACCCGGGTGGGCGGCGGACCGTTCGTCGGCGAGTTGCAGGGAGACGAGGGCGAGTTCCTGCGCAGTCGCGGCAACGAGTACGGGACGGTCACCGGCCGTCCGCGGCGCTGCGGCTGGTTCGACGCGGTGGCGGCGCGCTACTCGCGCCGGATCAACGGGGCCGGCGCGGTGGCGCTCACCAAGCTCGACGTGCTCGACCGTTTCGAACAGATCCCGATCTGCGTCGGCTATCGCCATCGCGGGGAGGTCCTTCGCGAGTTCCCGGCGAGTCTGCGGGTCCAGGAAGAGGCGGTTCCGGTCTATCGGGTCGTCCGCGGCTGGCAGCAGGAGACGGTCGGTCTTCGCGAGTGGGGCGATCTGCCGGTTGCGGCGCGCGACTACGTCGCGATCCTCGAGGAGGAGCTGGGTTGTCCGGCGGCCCTCGTGTCGACCGGCCCGCGTCGGGAAGAGACGATCCTGCGCGACGATCCGGCTCTCGACCGGTTGATCGGTGCCGGTCGTTTGGCGGTTCTCGCGGCCCGCGGCTGA
- a CDS encoding hydroxymethylglutaryl-CoA reductase produces MLKIPSLILKQLYTFGSLENTAAGVRFAVKNRLSDAALVGVKRIAIDGQEVPVDRIHFELTSGERVAASTLGEGKPLAFALRQVIYVALAGIGPLDKGNHEIAIAVKATPFGDLDFKVNDAIAEEVVRRVAVPLDKENNYSPEIVRARQQFAEQFAGIELRHLPHFSFAPSSTQGNIENFTGVAQVPIGLAGPVKVNGEFAQGEFLVPLATAEGTLVASYNRGIKVLNLSGGVTTTVQADCMQRAPVFVFDSAREARSFLDWIDENMAAIREAAEASSSIAKLLYIDTYLVSKFSYLRFNFATGDAAGQNMVGRATFAACSWILEQPWPKEFVRRFYLESNLATDKKASQINIMRTRGKRVTAEATIPRDVLVQNMRVEPESLAYHAQVANVGAMLSGANNNGCHSPNGITAMFIATGQDVANVAESSAAIVYTELTRQGDLYISITIPSLIVASYGGGTALPTQRECLEMLGCYGRGKVKKLAEIIAAVALAGEISLAAAISSLDWVSSHEKYGRNR; encoded by the coding sequence TTGCTCAAGATCCCGTCGCTCATCCTCAAACAGCTGTACACCTTCGGCAGCCTGGAGAACACCGCCGCCGGCGTCCGCTTCGCGGTGAAGAACCGTTTGAGCGATGCGGCGCTGGTGGGGGTCAAGCGGATCGCCATCGACGGCCAGGAAGTGCCCGTCGACCGCATCCACTTCGAGCTGACGAGCGGCGAGCGCGTGGCGGCCTCCACCCTCGGGGAGGGCAAGCCCCTCGCCTTCGCACTGCGCCAAGTGATCTACGTCGCCCTGGCCGGAATCGGACCGCTCGACAAGGGCAACCACGAGATCGCCATCGCGGTGAAGGCGACCCCGTTCGGCGACCTCGACTTCAAGGTCAACGACGCGATCGCCGAGGAGGTCGTCCGGCGGGTCGCGGTGCCGCTCGACAAGGAGAACAACTACTCGCCGGAGATCGTCCGCGCGCGCCAGCAGTTCGCCGAACAGTTCGCCGGGATCGAGCTCCGCCACCTGCCGCATTTCAGCTTCGCCCCGAGCAGCACCCAGGGCAACATCGAGAACTTCACCGGGGTAGCGCAAGTGCCGATCGGCCTCGCCGGACCGGTCAAGGTCAACGGCGAGTTCGCCCAGGGCGAGTTCCTCGTGCCGTTGGCGACCGCCGAGGGGACCCTCGTCGCCTCCTACAACCGCGGCATCAAGGTCCTCAACCTCTCGGGTGGTGTCACCACCACCGTCCAGGCCGACTGCATGCAGCGAGCGCCCGTCTTCGTCTTCGACTCGGCGCGCGAGGCACGCTCCTTCCTCGACTGGATCGACGAGAACATGGCGGCGATCCGCGAGGCCGCGGAGGCCTCTTCGTCGATCGCCAAGCTGCTCTACATCGACACCTACCTCGTCTCGAAGTTCTCCTACCTGCGCTTCAACTTCGCGACCGGCGACGCGGCCGGCCAGAACATGGTCGGACGCGCCACCTTCGCCGCTTGCAGCTGGATCCTCGAGCAGCCGTGGCCCAAGGAGTTCGTGCGCCGCTTCTATCTCGAGTCGAACCTGGCCACCGACAAGAAGGCGTCGCAGATCAACATCATGCGGACGCGCGGCAAGCGGGTGACCGCCGAGGCGACGATTCCGCGTGACGTCCTGGTGCAGAACATGCGGGTCGAGCCCGAATCCCTCGCCTACCACGCCCAGGTGGCCAACGTCGGCGCGATGCTCTCGGGAGCCAACAACAACGGCTGTCATTCGCCCAACGGCATCACTGCGATGTTCATCGCCACCGGGCAGGACGTGGCCAACGTCGCGGAGTCGTCGGCAGCGATCGTCTACACCGAGCTCACGCGCCAGGGCGATCTCTACATCTCGATCACCATCCCGTCGCTGATCGTCGCCAGCTACGGTGGCGGCACCGCGCTGCCGACCCAGCGCGAGTGCCTCGAGATGTTGGGCTGCTACGGCAGGGGCAAGGTCAAGAAGCTCGCCGAGATCATCGCCGCGGTGGCGCTTGCCGGCGAGATCTCGCTCGCCGCGGCCATCTCCTCGCTCGACTGGGTGTCGAGCCACGAGAAGTACGGTCGCAATCGCTGA